The sequence cgtagctgacttgggccacgtagccggagtcgccgtccacgaagtacttgacggtctgcaggcggccgtcggggagctgcacgtagtaggatccttgGGTGTCGTCGCCGTCACGGTCCTCCTGGTGTCCGAACTCGTTGCGTGAGGAGTCATCGCTGACGGCCCAGTTGAAGCTGTACTTGGCTTCGGAGGACTCGTAGGACTCGGCGGAAGCTTCATTGGAGCGCTGAAGTGGAAACACAGATTAGCCATGATTAAAAGTATTATGTAATATCATGCGAAATTAATAATCTTAATTCTTTTTCACTTAAATTTCATTTAGTGCATCGATTCCACAGTAATTCGCTAGTATCGGATAGTGGCAGATACTCACCTGAGGCGGCAGGTATTCGTAGGACTCGGCAGAAGCTTCATTGGAACGCTAAAGTGGAAAACATGGTGGCATTAGCTAAGATTTTGATAAATACTATGTAATATTTTACGAAACTGATAtccatcttattttttctcaGGCTTAGTATATCGATTCTACCGTAATTCGCGGCGTCACGTAGATTCAGACTCACCTGAGGCGGCAGGTATTCGTAGGACTCGCGGCTGTCAGCTGCAATGACAGCAGCCAGACCGAGGACGATAAGAAGCTGGGAAAGATAAATATTAGTTATTAGATGTTTACTGTGTATTTGTAAATGGATAAAGAGTTGATTTTCGAGGTTGATACGAAATTTACCTTAGTGTTCATGATGGGAGCGGGAGCTTGAGGGCAAGTGTCGATCTCTGACGCAGCGACCAATTTATAGTACGGACCCAAAGGTCGTTTCGTTAGGTTGTTCaaggtcatctctctctctcttccttttttcttgcctttcttccccctccgtttttttttctttttgtctctggttccccctctctctcggtacatgcatacacagagatGTGTGcggttttatatatctatctatctatctatatatatatatatgtgtgtgtgtgtgtgtgtgtgtgtgtgtgtgtgtgtgtgtgtgtgtgtgtgtgtgtgtgtgtgtgtgtgtgtgtatagatagatagatagatagatagatatagatatatatacatatacatatatatgtatatgtatatgtacatgtatatgtacatacctacgtatatgcacataaatatatatggatatatcatatatttctgcAAGTgtatcgatatataaatatacatgtaatatataaatcatgtaatatgaaatgaggagggagagagacagaaagaggtggATTGAACATCCACTGTCAAAGGAACGTATAATATAACGCAGTTTTCTGAGTCAGTCATACCCATGATGATACTTGTAGAAGCTACAATATTTCGTTTATCTTTATTcatgaatagttttttttcctgATGTACGTTATGTACATGAAATTCGTAACGGTGCAATATGGTGAAATATGCATTTTATAGATTTTTCTTTATTAAAGTATATATTATTCTGTTTCTAAAACATTTTGACCTGTCGTTTTGCTTTATGATTattgtatccatttttttcttatttcttactcGATAAAATTTTACTAATAGTCCTATTTATAGCTTTTGGTTTCGTTCTTTCTgcgtttatcttatttttaaattccttttttcACGTCTTCATTTGTAAAAATGGCAAACGTAGTAACGCGTGGAGTGATTGATCAGTTATCTAAAATTATCTGATGTATCAACAAGGGCCATTAGCGGCGAACACCTTGCACAGTTGAAAAGAAAAAGCCACAGAAAGAATATAATAACAAACCATGATACTTCAAGATAGAAATGAATCCTTTTATACGACAAAAACAATTTTATCGTACGAGACAAGCTTCCGAATTCCTTTCTCATTGTAACCGTTTCATTTCTTCATCTGATTTCTTGTAACGAAATGTTCTCCTTGAGTGCTCACAGTGAAACAAAGCGTTATGACCTTAAATTGCCTTGATTTTTTACTGGTTAGGTATGCACTTTACATTTGATCAAATTCATATTTCGAAAACCAAGTCCTGGGTGTGGTTGACTGCCGGTTTTCAATCTCGAACCATTTCAACAAGGGCGATGGACGAAGGACGGAGGGAACACGCCTCAAGCTCTACCGAAAGGACCTTAATCTGACCTCATATCGTTTTTTAAGGAAACGACACGCCTACTTACACATGCATGTCGAAATGACAGACGTCATTAGCCCATCATCAGAGTATGTAAAGTACTttctaaatattttgaaaatgctcTTCACAAAGTACGGCTTACACATCCTCCTTTCTGTGAGAATTCAACAGGACTGGCTCTCTTTTTTCAAGTCACGACAAAACTGGCAATGAAATAGAATGTCCAGGCGGAAGCAAACACCCGCCACTGGCTTCTCCAAGATAACTGGCCACTTCCTtcgctgtttcttcttttttcttcttattctgtgATATGCGACggaaataagcaaaataaatcaTTCTAGTATAGTCATCTCGTTGAGGAGAGATATCATTTTAAACCTTGGTCACTCTGTAGACTTGGGTGTATATGTAGATGAAGCATGTATACCATGCTTCATCTCGCTTACTTTTTTAAacctttgttgtgtttgttgattTTAATATCTAATTCGTTAGTATAAGACCATTTTCATATAAAATACTCTGTAAGCTATTAGTCCCATATACAGTAGTTTACGAGTACATCTTTGTGCGTATGAGTTTATggttttgtgcgtgtatatacagtatgcaagGTATACTTATGTACAGTATACCCAACACATTCTCAGCTAAATTACGGAGGGCGGTGAGGTGCTTTACCGCCCATTTTACGGATTGCTGACCTAGAACAATAGCGTCTGCTGCCGGGCAACAGGCTTTTCTGGGAAGTTCAACGTTTTGCAAGATGGGGCTAATTTTGATGAGCGGAGTGAAAGATGACaggtctaagtgtgtgtgtgtgtgtgtgtgtgtgtgtctgtgtcgctgtgtgtgtgtctgtgtgtgtgtgtgtgtgtgtctgtgtgtgtgtgtgtgtatgtttgtgtgtgtgtgtgtgagagagagagagagagatagagagcacagacaaacgaaaaatacgaaaaaaaaactaatttgctGATTTGTACGTCATGACTGAATGCAGTTTTGGCTCCGCCCTGTCAGCGAGGTTTTAGAATGTATAGACGATATGTCCTTGAACGATCCTGACGGTCGACGAGTATATATGGGTCCAAAGTCCTCGGCAGTTCAGTTCTCTCCGAAACAACAGCTTCCATCATGAACACTAAGGTATCTCCTCGGTGCATTATTGCTATCCTAAAAACTAGAATATAGAGACGATACTGTGGATAGTGTACATAAATTAATTCATTTTctactatttcttctctttttttaataattcgaTTACGATTACTTTCAGATCGTCATTCTCCTGGGCCTGGCTGCCGTCGCTGCGGCTGACAGCAGGGAATCCTATGAATATCTCCCACCAAGGGTCAGTATGGAAGCATGCTTTATAAAAAATCCATTCGGTATGATCCTTAATTTTACTCCTAGTAATGGCAATTATTTTTACTCATGCCGCTTTTGTAAAACTGCAAATGAAATGATACTTCCTTAGAATAATGACCACATTAATAAGAATAATCGTcagctaccattattattactttctttatcgATATTTATTATCACCCAATGTTTTAATAATTTTCTCTTCGTTGTCAGAATCTAGACCATAATAATACACTCATGATGAGGCAAATACGTTtggagtaatgataaaagtaaacacGAAGTTTTACAACTACCTTTAGCTTTCTCTAAATCTATAATTACCCATAGGTTTCCTCCGAGGAATCTGCTGAGTCCTACGAGTCCTCCGAAGCCAAGTACAGCTTCAACTGGGCCGTCAGCGATGACTCCTCAAGCAACGAGTTCGGACACCAGGAGGCCCGTGACGGCGACCACacccagggatcctactacgtgcagctccccgacggccgcctgcagaccgtcaagtacttcgtggacggcgactccggctacgtggccgaggtcagctacgagggcgaggccaGTTATCCTGACTCACATGAGTCCTTCGAGTCTAAGTCCTCTGAGTCCGCTGAGTCCCGCGAATACAGACCTCCCAGGCCCCAGTACTTCTACGACTCCAACGAGTCCAAGTAAATGTCTTGTCTGACCAGGTCTTCAGTGTTATTTTTTCATCTACATTATTTATGCCTGTGAATCTTTTTTGGATTCACgagattttttgttttaaaaaaaatcgagaatCAAAGTGTTTAGCTTATTTGTGAAAATTGGATTCATGcaagtgtttgtgtctgtccCATTTATTAAGATTATAACGTATTTATTTGAACAATAAAGATTCAGAAAGAGCAGAAAAAGTCTTTAGTGTAAACCTACATTAGATAAAgcttttataatattatatgagATGTGTGACTGAGGATTTTAAATTAATAGTGAATTTAAATTAAGAAAACGGGGCGGGGGATGTGTGTTATCTTATATGCATTATTTCGAAAGGGATGGTACCATTCACATCCATGtatattaaaattttaatatCGGAAACATacctaatataaatattttttgaagCGATATGATGCGTCAGAAAAATAACGAAATCATTCTGTATATgtgtgaaggagtgagtgagtgcaaatataaatgcacgcacacatgcatatatatatatatatatatatatatatatatatatatatatatatatatatatatatatatatatatatatatatatatatatatataagtaaatgtctATACACTGGCGTGCAGAGGAGCTAACTCCTTGATTTTATGCCCAAAGACTCAAGTAtaagacacacatacaagcacacacacacacacacacacccgcacacacacacacacacacacacacacacacacacacacacacacacacacacacacacatatatatatatatatatatatatatatatatatatatatatatatatatatatatatatatatatatatatatgcgtgtgtgcgtgtgtgtgtgtgtgtgtgtgtgtgtgtgtgtgtgtgtgtgtgtgtgtgtgtgtgtacatatatatatatatatatatatatatatatatatatatatatatatatatatatatatatatatatatatatacatatttgaatatatctttttttatatttatatgtatgtgtgtgtgtgtgtttgtgtgtgtgtgtgtgtctgtcgcaggatcatgtctgtatgtacatatataaatttactatatattatacatatatatatatatatatatatatatatatatatatatatatatatatatatatatatatatatatatatatatatatatatatatatatatatatatatatatatgtgtgtgtgtgtgtgtgtgtgtgtgtgtgtgtgtgtgtgtgtgtgtgtgtgtgtgtgtgttatataaaatgtgtgcatgagagagagtgtgtgtatgtgtatgcttatgtgtacctacatgtatttgtgtgtctatgccCTAGCACATTTTTTCAGTAATCAATCAGGCGCTTTGCATTATCGCCAACCTATTGAAAAGATCAGAAAATATATACGACAGCCTACCCATAAGCTGAAGTTATTAGAGGTAAgagtgcagacacacacgcaggcaccaaACTGAATATTGAGATATCTTGAACTCTACGTATTTAATTGCTGTTACCTTGTCCTATTCCTCTTTCAAACGCGGAAATCAGTGTCTACCATATTTTATTACAGAATTACGGAAACGTGCCTTTCTGTGTGGATTTCTTTTAagcattcttccctctctttgtctgtaactctctcgttctctatctctctctagctctttccctctctccctctctctctctctgagtgtgtgtgtgcctgcttaTCGGTccagtttgtctgtgtgtgtatgtgcgcgtgcgcatttgtctgtctccctgttgtctgtctgttagtatgtgtgtgtgtgtgtatgtatgtatatacatatacatgcatgtgtcttTCTCCATAATAAAGTAAGTAAGGTTATTCATGAAAAGGGTTCCAAGAGACAAGGTACTTATTGTAATTTTGGTCTTGCAGATTTCAAATTCTTAGATCTAGCAGAACACATTTTTCTCAGATAGAGGCAAATACCCATCACTGGTAAGTCAGCTGAAGTATTAACAAACTCTAGTGTCACCCTTCACTGTGaacatattttttcattcatcggCCACAGGTCTCTTCGCATTATTCCGTTAAagcaataatatatatctatatctatgtatctatctatctatctctatatatatgaccatgatgaatggaaaaacaccctaccgtgttgatactatggtagtaaaacccacaatgcacaaactatatttattgaagaaagtgagactttcttcaataaatatagtttgtgcattgtgggtttttctaccatatatgacCATGTTTAGCTTATATCGTTTGCATTACATTAGGCTTACACTGGGCTAACTGTGTAAATGTCATTATCGTTCAGGCTTTCAGAGTGGAAACATTTAAAGGTGCCAGAGAAAAGGcagtattcataaaaatatattcagGGGTTTTACTTCACCAATAATTGTAGTTGAAGCCTCCTACGGTAAATTTCGAGAACTGGATCCTTTCgaaaattatgattacaattatatcACATTCAATTTGCTGTTActgaaatacattatatatatatatatatatatatatatatatatatatatatatatatatatatatgtgtgtgtgtgtgtgtgtgtgtgtgtgtgtgtgtgtgtgtgtgtgtacatatacatatatatatatatatatatatatatatatatatatatatatatatatatatatatatatatatatatatatatatatatatatatatatatacatatatatatatacatatatacatatatatacatatatatatatatatatatatatatatatatatatatatatatatatatatctgtgtgtgtgtgtgtgattaaaaaatcaataattttACAGTCAAtggagtttatttatatatacatatataaactagaTCAGTGGTAAAGTTTCGGATAAAAAATGTTTAATCatgcaattttatttatttagattgatAAATATTCAATATAAATAGAGAGTAATGTGGAGTCAGTAAAATTTACTTTGACTCGTTGGAGTCGTAGAAGTACTGGGGCCTGGGAAGTCTGTATCCGCGGGACTCGGCGGACTCTGACTCGAAGGAGTCGGGGAAACGAGCCtggccctcgtagctgacctcggccacgtagccggagtcgccgtccacgaagtacttgacggtctgcaggcggccgtcggggagctgcacgtagtaggatccttgGGTGTCGTCGCCGTCGCGGGCCTCCTGGTGTCCGAACTCGTTGCTTGAGGAGTCATCGCTGACGGCCCAGTTGAAGCTGTACTTGGCTTCGGAGGACTCGTAGGACTCAGCGGATTCCTCGGAGGAAACCTATGGGTAGTTAGATAGCCTTTAAGACCTTAGTTTGCATTATAAATAGTGCCACCGCTACTCAGATTAGTACGTGTAACTGTGACTGTTGTAAACATAAATCCCCatcagtaatagcagtaatgttCTGATCTTGAAAATTAGTTTAAAGCCTTAATAGTTATATATACTACGGTTATGTTAAGTACACAATCATGCTAGTAAATGTAATTattgcaatagtagtagcaatgataatgataacaatgaaagcgTTACTGcttatgacgatggtgataatatagATGGTATATAACGATTACTGGGTTGAGAAAAATCATTTTTGGCATACGGTTTAATCgaccgttttattttttttctgaacagTGTTCAGAAATAGGGATAAtcgatcttttcctttttttctaaacctTAACAGTGTAAGGCAAAAGCAAAATCTGTAACAGGAAATAACCCTTTTCGGAAAATACAAGAGTGTGACTCCATACTGACCCTTGGTGGGAGATATTCATAGGATTCCCTGCTGTCAGCCGCAGCGACGGCAACCAGGCCCAGGAGGATGAAGATCTGAAAGCGATAGTGATCAAATATTTGagtataaaaacaattatgaattttatgtaaaaaatattattattagcaatgtgCTGTTCTATCTATGTTAGCAGAAGGAGTACTTCCTTCTGCTAACATAGATAGAACAGCACATTGCAAATAATTGCAAATAATTGTTCGCTTGGAagttcatatgtatatctttacagCTTTTAGGAAGCCTTTCACATAACAGCGAAGGAAGACATACCTTAGTGTTCATGTTGGAAGCTGTTGTATCGGAGAGAACTGATCTGCCGAGGACTTGGGACCCATATATACTCGTCGACCGTCAGGATCATTCAAGGACACGTACTTTACATTCTAAAATGTCAGTGGCAAGGCGGAGCCACAACCGCCAGTGTAGATGCATAGTCAGGCATTCATTCATCTGATGATATACTTGtctgtattttctctttgttgtttattttattattcatttatttgtgcatAAGTTCTTTCTATTcacctatcaacacacacacacacaacacacacacacacacacacacacacacacacacacacacacacacacacacacacacacacacacacacacacacacatagacctgTCATCTTTCACTCCGCTCATCAAAATTAGCCCCATCTTGCAAAACGTTGAACTTCCCAGAAAAACCTGTTCTTCGCCGACCTTGCAGAGCCCTAACGTTGCCCGGCAGCAGACGCTATTGTTCTAGGTCAGCAATCCGTAAAATGGGCGGTAAAGCACCTCTAGATCTCAGTAACTTCATCAGGAGTTGGTAGGGGACACAGTATGTAAGCATAAagtctatactatatatacatagacataaacataagTACGTACACACAAGCATGTTTGAACACAAAAAACATTGCACATAGGAATAACTAACAACGTATTCCATAATAAAATGTCCCAATACTAACGAACTGGGTATGCGGAAAGTGTTTTAGTACTGCAACGAATTCATCATTCGCTGCCTTAACTTTCATGAAGATTCACAGAATTAAGATGGAGCATGGAAGTGCAAAATGCCCGGATCACAGACCGTCTATGCATAAAACAACAGTGTTAGAATTACGTATTTTGCTTGGGTTACCAATGCGTGCAACCAAAGCAGAAATCGAACGGTGATAATATGATGTCACACTTGCATTAAATTTAGTCTGTCAACTTGCATTGCTTTCCTATTGAAGGCAGTGGTCGGTGATTGCCTCGTCGTGAAATTTCTTGCTTATTTTAGAATTTCTGTTACATCTTTAAATCAGGTTTGttattggaaaaaataaaaatgaaaccctCTTAGCAAAGATTTTACAAGCACAGAGCACTCGCTATCAAATTCCAGGAGGGTATCCGTTACCTAAAATATCCTACAAAACCAGTGAATAAATGGAAATCCACACAGAACATGACAGATTTAGATGTTTCTAAATCATGGGATAGAAAATTATATTATCGTGTATCAGTGGAATTCTCCTTAACAGCAAGTACGATAAATTATACCGTAGTTTGTATGGATCATCACAATAGCCTATTGACGAAGCCGAACATTAAAACATCCATGTGTAACTAGGCATATCGCTTGCTAAAGATGGCGATGGAGGAATCATAATTTGGTGACAGATCGCGGTCCTTTCGAATTTGTTGAGGGTGTATCTCATGGTTAGAGATTGAAAACCGGCGGTCATCCACACCCAGAATTTAATTATACAATTATATCCGCTGGATCAAATGTTAGAGTATCCACCttacaagcaaaaaaaaattgGTAATTTAAGGTGATAACACCTTGTTTTACTGTGAGCACACAACTCGATCATTGTACATGAAGAACGTGGATGAAATGAAATGCAAACActataagaaaggaatataaggTCTTGTCGTCTGGAAATTAGTAACTTATTGCTCCTGTGCCTCTGTAACTATACTTTATTTCATGTTAAATACAATGATTGAATTAATAATGaactaaaataaataactaaatgaaagaaaacatgaaatcAAAGACTATAGATGATGtggtgtttcttttttcctttccttacttttcctctctttttccttcctctcctgtgtgtatgtgtgtgtgtgtgatttagtgtgtatatatatgtgtgtgtgtgtgtgtgtgtgtgtgtgtgtgtgtgtgtgtgtgtctgtgtgtgtgtgtgtgatttcttgaTATTTGgttaaaaagaggaaataattacatataacccccccccctaaaaaaaatatatcatatacatatatatatatatatatatatatatatatatatatatatatatatatatatgtatatagtatggtGATATTTCTGTAGTTACTATTTTTTATGGGACTGCAATatatagacaagagagagaaaggaggaagaacagacagacagaaaaagacagctaggtagatagaaagaaagagaaagatacagacatagacatcgagacagacagacaaaataagagaaacagaaaaagagagaaagaaagagaaagggagacagtgacagagagaaagagagagagagagagagagagagcacgaacaAGGAAAAAGTCGTGTTTACTTGTCGAATTCTTGCATTCAACAGTTATACAAGGAACAGAGCAAAAAACGACCTTATGTCTGATACTCCATTTCACATCGAGGTCAGAAAGAGGAAGATTATGAACCATACAGCGTAAGCAATCGTATGCAATAGCCTCCCTATACCACGCCCCTGTGCTCACGAAGgtctttcattcataaaaaaaagaaaaaactaaac is a genomic window of Penaeus vannamei isolate JL-2024 unplaced genomic scaffold, ASM4276789v1 unanchor796, whole genome shotgun sequence containing:
- the LOC113822688 gene encoding pro-resilin-like, translating into MNTKLLIVLGLAAVIAADSRESYEYLPPQRSNEASAESYEYLPPQRSNEASAESYESSEAKYSFNWAVSDDSSRNEFGHQEDRDGDDTQGSYYVQLPDGRLQTVKYFVDGDSGYVAQVSYEGEASYPDSHESFESESDESAESREYRPPRPQYFYDSNESK
- the LOC113809477 gene encoding larval cuticle protein A3A-like, whose translation is MNTKIVILLGLAAVAAADSRESYEYLPPRVSSEESAESYESSEAKYSFNWAVSDDSSSNEFGHQEARDGDHTQGSYYVQLPDGRLQTVKYFVDGDSGYVAEVSYEGEASYPDSHESFESKSSESAESREYRPPRPQYFYDSNESK
- the LOC138861076 gene encoding larval cuticle protein A3A-like gives rise to the protein MNTKIFILLGLVAVAAADSRESYEYLPPRVSSEESAESYESSEAKYSFNWAVSDDSSSNEFGHQEARDGDDTQGSYYVQLPDGRLQTVKYFVDGDSGYVAEVSYEGQARFPDSFESESAESRGYRLPRPQYFYDSNESK